In Persicimonas caeni, a single window of DNA contains:
- a CDS encoding sigma-54-dependent transcriptional regulator, translating into MPHILIIEDNDTLREGITQVVERMGFEATAAANGRLGLEAFDQRKPDLVITDLKMDEVGGMEVLETVLSKDSETLVMIVTAFGSIEKAVEAMKHGAFDFIPKPFPPDLLRTKIKKALEVQASRKETERLSSENEMLRRDAGHLDDFDIVGDSEAMREVFKMVEKVAPTDSTVYIYGESGTGKELVARAIHEASTRKDGPFIRVNCSALAETLLESELFGHEKGAFTGAHKRRLGRFELADGGTIFLDEIGDISPSIQLKLLRVLQERSFERVGGEETIEVDVRVITATNKDIKEQVEEGNFREDLFYRLHIIPITLPALRERPSDIDLLVGHFIDKLASRTRSQVDGLAPDAMGALRSYKWPGNVRELENVIEHALVFAEGDKIRLADLPPAIIGRKNQNMLEIPQGERSLPEILEDLEKQLILRAYDKAEGVKTETARLLGIKTSALYYKLEKYGIDQD; encoded by the coding sequence ATGCCACATATACTCATCATCGAAGACAACGACACCCTGCGCGAAGGGATCACGCAAGTGGTCGAGCGCATGGGCTTCGAGGCGACCGCGGCGGCTAACGGCCGGTTGGGCCTAGAGGCCTTCGACCAGCGAAAGCCCGACCTGGTCATCACCGACCTGAAGATGGACGAGGTCGGCGGCATGGAGGTGCTCGAGACGGTGCTCTCCAAAGATTCGGAGACGCTGGTCATGATCGTGACCGCCTTTGGCAGCATCGAGAAGGCGGTCGAGGCGATGAAGCACGGCGCCTTCGACTTCATCCCCAAGCCGTTTCCGCCCGACCTGCTGCGCACCAAGATCAAAAAGGCGCTCGAGGTGCAGGCTTCGCGCAAGGAGACCGAGCGGCTCAGCAGCGAAAACGAGATGCTGCGCCGCGACGCCGGCCACCTCGACGATTTCGACATCGTCGGTGATTCCGAGGCGATGCGCGAGGTCTTCAAGATGGTCGAGAAGGTCGCCCCGACCGACAGCACCGTCTATATCTACGGGGAGTCGGGCACCGGCAAGGAGTTGGTGGCGCGCGCCATCCACGAGGCGTCGACGCGCAAAGACGGCCCGTTCATCCGAGTCAACTGCTCGGCGCTGGCCGAGACGCTGTTGGAATCGGAACTGTTCGGTCACGAGAAGGGCGCGTTCACCGGCGCGCACAAGCGTCGGCTGGGGCGCTTCGAGTTGGCCGACGGCGGCACCATCTTTCTGGACGAAATCGGCGACATCAGCCCGTCCATCCAGCTCAAGCTCCTTCGCGTGCTCCAGGAGCGCTCCTTCGAGCGCGTCGGTGGCGAGGAGACCATCGAGGTCGACGTGCGCGTGATCACGGCGACCAACAAAGACATCAAAGAGCAGGTCGAGGAGGGTAACTTTCGCGAGGACCTCTTCTACCGGCTGCACATCATCCCGATCACCCTGCCGGCGCTTCGCGAGCGCCCCAGCGACATCGACCTGTTGGTCGGCCACTTCATCGACAAGCTCGCCTCGCGCACCCGCAGCCAAGTCGACGGCCTCGCCCCCGACGCCATGGGCGCGCTGCGCTCGTACAAGTGGCCAGGCAACGTGCGCGAGCTCGAAAACGTCATCGAGCATGCGCTCGTCTTCGCCGAGGGCGACAAGATTCGCCTGGCGGACCTGCCGCCGGCGATCATCGGACGCAAGAATCAGAACATGCTCGAGATCCCCCAGGGAGAGCGCAGTCTGCCGGAGATTTTGGAGGATTTGGAGAAGCAGTTGATCCTTCGTGCTTACGATAAAGCCGAGGGGGTCAAGACCGAGACGGCCCGGCTGTTGGGCATCAAGACGAGCGCGCTGTACTACAAGCTGGAGAAGTACGGCATTGATCAGGATTAG
- a CDS encoding sensor histidine kinase, producing the protein MNVFRTSLRNKLIGVFLVPTLLIVLVYGFLAYFAARQGLEDELGKRLVAVGQTLSADMSESIEAAQIARLEPSKKRVLERLRDKLRQTREQTEVRRVFLFDRDMKSLVDTRQGVSFGQQLYEVEADRVEVGRTFDTGKPTTSVLFRDEQGTFYKTGYAPITQDGQVIAAIGVEGSAQYFELLRNFASMLTVLGGVGLLLVVVAGTLFSRALVKPVNRLVDAARRLGEGDFEAPVADGGDDTSPGEAAEEGDEIAFLASSFEEMRKNILSRDRQMQMMLSGIAHEVRNPLGGMELFCGLLREDLEEEPDTEETRQKLDKLDKIRRELTYLEKVVKDFLDFARNVPLELERFPAGEFADEVCGLLAGEVDEAGCALSVEVDDELELSADRERLRRAVINLIRNAYQACDGSGTITLAVSARGDDTREIAVRDDGPGIPAEKVEEILTPFFTTKEKGSGLGLALTKQIVSQHGGRMEIDSEVGVGTVVRIVIPFDPDVKPVEQQIPEGWLG; encoded by the coding sequence ATGAACGTGTTTCGTACGTCGCTTCGCAACAAGTTGATCGGGGTCTTTTTGGTCCCCACGCTGCTCATTGTGCTCGTCTACGGGTTTCTGGCGTACTTCGCTGCGCGCCAGGGCCTCGAGGACGAGCTGGGTAAGCGTCTGGTCGCCGTGGGGCAGACCTTGTCGGCCGACATGTCCGAGAGCATCGAGGCGGCCCAGATCGCCAGGCTCGAGCCGAGCAAAAAACGCGTGCTCGAGCGCCTGCGCGACAAGCTGCGCCAAACCCGCGAGCAGACCGAGGTGCGCCGGGTCTTCTTATTCGACCGCGACATGAAAAGCCTGGTCGACACGCGCCAGGGCGTCAGCTTCGGCCAGCAACTCTACGAGGTCGAAGCCGATCGGGTCGAGGTGGGGCGCACCTTCGACACCGGCAAGCCCACCACGAGTGTGTTGTTTCGAGATGAACAGGGCACCTTCTACAAGACCGGGTATGCGCCGATCACCCAAGACGGCCAAGTCATCGCGGCCATCGGGGTCGAGGGGAGCGCCCAATACTTCGAGTTGTTGCGCAACTTCGCCAGTATGCTCACCGTGCTCGGCGGCGTCGGGCTCTTGCTGGTGGTCGTGGCGGGCACGCTCTTCTCACGCGCCCTGGTCAAGCCGGTCAACCGGCTCGTCGACGCCGCGCGTCGGCTCGGCGAGGGCGACTTCGAGGCGCCGGTGGCCGACGGCGGCGACGATACGAGCCCGGGCGAGGCGGCCGAGGAGGGCGACGAAATCGCCTTTTTGGCCTCCTCCTTCGAAGAGATGCGCAAGAATATCCTCAGCCGCGACCGCCAGATGCAGATGATGCTCTCCGGCATCGCTCACGAGGTGCGAAATCCGCTGGGCGGCATGGAGCTCTTCTGTGGGCTGTTGCGCGAGGACCTCGAAGAGGAGCCCGACACCGAAGAAACCCGCCAGAAGCTCGACAAACTCGACAAGATTCGCCGCGAGCTGACCTATCTGGAAAAGGTGGTCAAAGACTTCCTCGATTTCGCCCGCAACGTGCCGCTCGAACTCGAGCGGTTCCCGGCCGGCGAATTCGCCGACGAGGTCTGCGGGCTTTTGGCCGGCGAGGTCGACGAGGCCGGCTGCGCGCTGTCCGTCGAGGTGGACGACGAGTTGGAACTGAGCGCGGACCGCGAGAGGCTCCGACGCGCGGTCATCAACTTGATCCGGAACGCGTATCAGGCGTGCGACGGCAGCGGCACGATCACCTTGGCGGTGAGCGCGCGTGGCGACGACACCCGCGAGATCGCCGTGCGCGACGACGGGCCGGGCATCCCCGCCGAGAAGGTCGAAGAGATACTTACACCCTTCTTTACCACCAAAGAGAAGGGCAGTGGGCTGGGATTGGCGTTGACCAAACAGATCGTCAGCCAGCATGGTGGGCGCATGGAGATCGACAGCGAGGTCGGCGTCGGGACGGTGGTGCGGATTGTGATACCGTTCGACCCGGACGTGAAGCCGGTGGAGCAACAGATTCCGGAAGGGTGGTTGGGGTGA